A genomic stretch from Neodiprion fabricii isolate iyNeoFabr1 chromosome 3, iyNeoFabr1.1, whole genome shotgun sequence includes:
- the LOC124177919 gene encoding phospholipase B1, membrane-associated-like isoform X1 produces MRFQGVDLVVAVLLILPAINAATFRDMILQLFKTVRDSEISIVYPDISDGVRRQPRFAKQIPFPCDVRGGRSASRPDSVHRLRPGDIDVVGALGDSLVAANGAMEEYALGTFIEARGVSWCAGGQGDWRQFLTLPNIMKEFNPNLTGYSTGNGEFISKQAKLNVAFPVAATEDALHQARILVRRIKNDPTIDMKRDWKLVTIFFGANDICSAQCYKPEQFSPSRHALHLRRTLDYLRATLPRTLVNVVPVLDVTVSIRVPTSTMCNLLHPLYCACMHEGNEPDITGSVMSRQYQQAAESLVLSGRYDTTQDFTVVYQPFTELFNAPNSNPRNSEVLDQTLVTYDCFHFSQKGHALGGNLLWNNLLEPVGNKTDNGKPRIMERLVCPSARTPYIFTNVNSRYYYETGNQEGISPR; encoded by the exons atgagatttCAAGGTGTCGACTTAGTGGTTGCAGTGCTGCTAATATTGCCGGCAATAAATGCGGCAACTTTTCGAGATATGATACTACAGTTATTTAAAACAGTAAGG GACAGTGAGATTAGTATAGTTTATCCAGACATCAGCGACGGAGTGAGGAGGCAACCGAGGTTCGCCAAGCAAATACCATTTCCATGCGACGTCAGAGGAGGCAG ATCAGCCTCGAGACCTGACAGCGTTCATCGTCTGCGGCCTGGTGACATTGACGTGGTCGGCGCCCTGGGCGACTCTCTGGTGGCGGCGAATGGTGCCATGGAGGAATATGCACTTGGGACCTTCATCGAGGCGAGAGGGGTCAGCTGGTGCGCAGGGGGTCAGGGTGACTGGAGGCAGTTCCTAACGTTGCCGAACATAATGAAG GAGTTTAATCCAAATTTGACTGGCTACTCAACGGGGAACGGAGAATTTATATCGAAGCAAGCCAAGCTCAACGTAGCATTTCCCGTCGCAGCTACGGAGGACGCTCTTCATCAGGCCAGAATCCTTGTACGGAGGATCAAAAATGACCCTACCATCGACATGAAGAGAGACTGGAAG CTCGTCACAATTTTCTTTGGTGCCAACGACATATGTTCCGCCCAGTGTTACAAGCCGGAGCAATTCTCGCCCTCCCGACATGCTCTGCATTTGCGCCGCACGTTGGACTACCTGAGGGCCACCTTGCCGCGGACTCTTGTCAACGTCGTTCCGGTATTAG ATGTCACCGTGTCCATAAGAGTCCCAACAAGTACAATGTGCAACCTATTGCACCCGCTGTACTGCGCCTGCATGCACGAAGGAAACGAACCGGACATTACCGGGTCTGTCATGTCCCGGCAGTATCAGCAGGCGGCGGAATCTTTGGTGCTATCTGGAAG ATACGACACGACGCAGGATTTTACAGTCGTGTATCAGCCATTCACGGAACTGTTCAACGCGCCAAACTCGAATCCTAGGAATTCGGAGGTCCTCGATCAGACTCTAGTCACTTACgactgttttcatttcagtCAAAAGGGCCACGCCCTCG GAGGAAATCTACTGTGGAACAACTTACTGGAACCTGTCGGCAATAAAACTGATAATGGAAAGCCGAGAATCATGGAGAGGCTGGTGTGCCCATCGGCGAGGACTCCGTACATATTTACGAACGTTAATTCGAGATATTATTACGAGACTGGAAACCAAGAAGGAATCTCACCAAGATAG
- the LOC124177919 gene encoding phospholipase B1, membrane-associated-like isoform X2: MRRQRRSASRPDSVHRLRPGDIDVVGALGDSLVAANGAMEEYALGTFIEARGVSWCAGGQGDWRQFLTLPNIMKEFNPNLTGYSTGNGEFISKQAKLNVAFPVAATEDALHQARILVRRIKNDPTIDMKRDWKLVTIFFGANDICSAQCYKPEQFSPSRHALHLRRTLDYLRATLPRTLVNVVPVLDVTVSIRVPTSTMCNLLHPLYCACMHEGNEPDITGSVMSRQYQQAAESLVLSGRYDTTQDFTVVYQPFTELFNAPNSNPRNSEVLDQTLVTYDCFHFSQKGHALGGNLLWNNLLEPVGNKTDNGKPRIMERLVCPSARTPYIFTNVNSRYYYETGNQEGISPR, encoded by the exons ATGCGACGTCAGAGGAG ATCAGCCTCGAGACCTGACAGCGTTCATCGTCTGCGGCCTGGTGACATTGACGTGGTCGGCGCCCTGGGCGACTCTCTGGTGGCGGCGAATGGTGCCATGGAGGAATATGCACTTGGGACCTTCATCGAGGCGAGAGGGGTCAGCTGGTGCGCAGGGGGTCAGGGTGACTGGAGGCAGTTCCTAACGTTGCCGAACATAATGAAG GAGTTTAATCCAAATTTGACTGGCTACTCAACGGGGAACGGAGAATTTATATCGAAGCAAGCCAAGCTCAACGTAGCATTTCCCGTCGCAGCTACGGAGGACGCTCTTCATCAGGCCAGAATCCTTGTACGGAGGATCAAAAATGACCCTACCATCGACATGAAGAGAGACTGGAAG CTCGTCACAATTTTCTTTGGTGCCAACGACATATGTTCCGCCCAGTGTTACAAGCCGGAGCAATTCTCGCCCTCCCGACATGCTCTGCATTTGCGCCGCACGTTGGACTACCTGAGGGCCACCTTGCCGCGGACTCTTGTCAACGTCGTTCCGGTATTAG ATGTCACCGTGTCCATAAGAGTCCCAACAAGTACAATGTGCAACCTATTGCACCCGCTGTACTGCGCCTGCATGCACGAAGGAAACGAACCGGACATTACCGGGTCTGTCATGTCCCGGCAGTATCAGCAGGCGGCGGAATCTTTGGTGCTATCTGGAAG ATACGACACGACGCAGGATTTTACAGTCGTGTATCAGCCATTCACGGAACTGTTCAACGCGCCAAACTCGAATCCTAGGAATTCGGAGGTCCTCGATCAGACTCTAGTCACTTACgactgttttcatttcagtCAAAAGGGCCACGCCCTCG GAGGAAATCTACTGTGGAACAACTTACTGGAACCTGTCGGCAATAAAACTGATAATGGAAAGCCGAGAATCATGGAGAGGCTGGTGTGCCCATCGGCGAGGACTCCGTACATATTTACGAACGTTAATTCGAGATATTATTACGAGACTGGAAACCAAGAAGGAATCTCACCAAGATAG